A section of the Triticum dicoccoides isolate Atlit2015 ecotype Zavitan chromosome 7A, WEW_v2.0, whole genome shotgun sequence genome encodes:
- the LOC119330832 gene encoding cold-responsive protein kinase 1-like, whose amino-acid sequence MPCCSCCFRVSNKEEKHASNLYSRSMGRLSSEKKIKLFSYAELRSATNNFHRSNHIGRGGFGAVYKGALRDGSGDVAVKVLSAHSRQGTREFLTEIDVIANVEHPSLVSLLGCCVEGRHRILIYELLPNGSLHGALLASASDPSRLTWAIRRGVCVGVARGLAFLHEEMASGPIVHRDIKASNVLLDAGYGAKIGDFGLAKLFPDAATHVSTRVAGTAGYLAPEYALYGHLTKKADVYSFGVLLLETVTGKSSSRSFHLSDEGDKVLVERVWELYEAANLRDMIDPAMEDGCNEEEAVRYMKVALLCTQATPLRRPSMPRVLEMLEREDVRLREKEITPPGYVLRDNNDIHSTSMVVASHTVTEVAPR is encoded by the exons ATGCCTTGTTGCTCTTGCTGCTTCCGCGTCTCCAACAAGGAAGAGAAACACGCCTCCAATCTCTACTCCCGTTCCATGGGCA GACTGTCATCTGAGAAGAAGATCAAGCTCTTCTCCTACGCGGAGCTGCGGTCGGCGACCAACAACTTCCACCGGAGCAACCACATCGGGCGAGGCGGCTTCGGCGCCGTCTACAAGGGCGCGCTGCGGGACGGCAGCGGCGACGTGGCGGTCAAGGTGCTGTCCGCGCACTCCCGGCAGGGCACCAGGGAGTTCCTCACCGAGATCGACGTCATCGCCAACGTGGAGCACCCCAGCCTGGTGTCCCTGCTGGGCTGCTGCGTGGAGGGCCGCCACCGCATCCTCATCTACGAGCTCCTCCCCAACGGCAGCCTCCACGGCGCcctcctcgcctccgccagcgaccCCTCCAGGCTCACCTGGGCGATCAGGCGCGGCGTCTGCGTCGGCGTCGCTAGGGGCCTGGCGTTCCTGCACGAGGAGATGGCATCCGGCCCCATCGTGCACAGGGACATCAAGGCCAGCAACGTCCTCCTCGACGCCGGCTACGGCGCCAAGATCGGCGACTTCGGCCTCGCCAAGCTCTTCCCGGACGCCGCCACGCACGTCAGCACCCGCGTCGCGGGGACCGCGGGGTACCTCGCGCCGGAGTACGCGCTGTACGGCCATCTCACCAAGAAGGCCGACGTCTACAGCTTCGGGGTGCTGCTGCTGGAGACCGTCACCGGCAAGAGCAGCTCCAGGAGCTTCCATTTATCCGACGAGGGGGACAAGGtgctggtggagagggtgtgggAGCTCTACGAGGCGGCCAACCTCAGGGACATGATCGACCCGGCGAtggaagacggctgcaatgaggaGGAGGCTGTGAGGTACATGAAGGTGGCGCTGCTGTGCACGCAGGCGACGCCGCTGCGGCGGCCGTCGATGCCGCGGGTGCTGGAGATGCTGGAGAGGGAGGATGTCCGGTTGAGGGAGAAAGAGATCACGCCGCCGGGCTACGTCCTCCGGGACAACAACGACATCCACTCCACGTCCATGGTCGTTGCTTCGCACACCGTGACGGAGGTAGCGCCAAGGTAA